One stretch of bacterium DNA includes these proteins:
- a CDS encoding CvpA family protein encodes MNFFDLLVILVVAGLGITGFRDGLIRQAVKLVGLIVSVVVLAVFSDFFIGLAQNIRFLPAKIAVPLVFYSALIIGLVIFAVLAAILSRMIHLTPIGFIDSGLGTAFGILKALLLCGVIAVALSFTSPGSFLGGQFRSSRTAGPLSQLVSESIPFVKKSVSSFYRLFPSMPEKPEPENNEHIEQNPVI; translated from the coding sequence ATGAATTTTTTCGATCTTCTCGTAATTCTCGTTGTCGCCGGTCTCGGTATAACCGGCTTCCGTGACGGTCTTATCCGGCAGGCTGTAAAGCTGGTCGGCTTGATCGTTTCCGTCGTTGTTCTTGCGGTTTTTTCGGATTTCTTTATCGGGCTTGCGCAAAACATCAGATTTCTTCCCGCGAAAATCGCCGTGCCCCTCGTGTTTTATAGTGCGCTGATCATCGGACTGGTTATATTTGCGGTTCTTGCCGCAATTCTCAGCAGGATGATACATCTGACGCCGATAGGATTTATCGACTCCGGGCTCGGTACGGCTTTCGGCATACTCAAGGCGCTGCTGTTGTGCGGGGTTATTGCCGTTGCGCTTTCATTCACATCGCCGGGATCGTTTTTAGGGGGACAGTTCCGGTCGTCACGGACGGCGGGCCCCCTTTCACAGCTCGTTTCGGAATCAATACCGTTTGTGAAAAAATCAGTTTCATCCTTTTACAGGCTCTTCCCCTCGATGCCGGAAAAGCCCGAACCGGAGAATAATGAGCACATCGAACAGAATCCCGTTATATAA
- the ispG gene encoding flavodoxin-dependent (E)-4-hydroxy-3-methylbut-2-enyl-diphosphate synthase: MYRRNDTRTIVVRGILIGGGNPVTVQSMTNTQTTDVSATINQIRALVSAGCDIVRVAVPTPEAVEAFKEIRSAVDVPLVADIHFDYRLALRSLEAGADKLRINPGNIGGSARIRDVVSAATELGIPIRIGVNAGSLKKEILERHGGPTPEALVESALEEVDILDDLGFHDVCVSIKSSSVPATITAYRLFAEQRDHPLHVGVTEAGTLRYGTIKSSCGIGGVLSGGIGDTIRVSLTADPVNEVVAGISILKAMGLRKAGAEVISCPTCGRTEIDIIGLAEEVERRASSIASPIIIAVMGCVVNGPGEAREADYGIAGGKGTGLLFRKGEKVRTVPERELVDALFALIDADNPR, translated from the coding sequence ATGTACAGGAGAAACGATACCCGAACGATAGTGGTCAGGGGTATTCTCATTGGCGGAGGGAACCCTGTCACCGTGCAGTCGATGACCAACACACAGACTACCGATGTATCCGCGACCATAAACCAGATACGGGCGCTGGTCTCGGCCGGATGCGATATCGTCCGTGTCGCGGTGCCCACCCCCGAAGCCGTCGAGGCTTTTAAAGAAATCAGGAGTGCGGTGGATGTTCCCCTTGTCGCCGACATCCATTTCGACTATCGGCTCGCGCTCCGCTCCCTTGAGGCCGGGGCTGACAAGCTCCGCATAAACCCCGGTAATATCGGCGGCAGCGCCCGGATTCGTGATGTCGTGAGTGCCGCGACAGAGCTGGGTATTCCCATCCGCATCGGTGTCAACGCCGGATCGCTCAAGAAGGAGATTCTCGAACGGCACGGAGGCCCGACACCCGAAGCGCTCGTCGAAAGCGCGCTCGAAGAGGTGGATATTCTCGACGATCTCGGTTTTCACGATGTCTGTGTTTCCATCAAGTCATCGAGCGTGCCCGCAACCATCACCGCCTACCGTCTCTTTGCCGAACAGCGGGATCATCCCCTCCATGTCGGCGTGACCGAAGCCGGAACCCTCCGTTACGGGACCATCAAGTCATCGTGCGGAATCGGCGGTGTCCTTTCCGGCGGAATCGGCGACACCATCAGGGTGTCCCTTACCGCCGACCCGGTCAACGAGGTTGTCGCCGGTATCTCCATTCTCAAAGCAATGGGTCTCAGAAAAGCGGGCGCCGAGGTGATAAGCTGCCCCACCTGCGGACGAACGGAAATCGACATCATCGGTCTCGCCGAGGAGGTGGAGCGCCGGGCCTCTTCTATCGCCAGCCCGATCATCATCGCTGTCATGGGCTGCGTAGTGAACGGTCCCGGAGAAGCCCGTGAGGCGGATTACGGCATCGCCGGTGGAAAAGGTACGGGTCTCCTGTTCCGGAAGGGGGAAAAAGTACGCACCGTCCCGGAGCGGGAGCTCGTCGATGCGCTGTTTGCCCTGATCGATGCCGATAACCCCAGGTAA
- a CDS encoding endonuclease MutS2, which translates to MSTSNRIPLYNDHALKVLEFDRVRSIIASLARSDEGRSRISETIPSHDVAAVRSRLSEVGELLDALRFDDPFPSVDLVDIRNIFPYLKIEGYNLGVEAIAAVAGNLEVAGAVKSYFIDREAKYPRAAAMTRDMSPHEDIVRDVRRMITPDLKIADDATPGLASIRRRLNRALNALRNLVEKTLEGLPDDVVSERVVTLRNGRFVLPIRDSMKNRVPGAVQDRSQTGRTLFIEPLVSIEANNEVRELELAEQAEIERILILLSGRIASAADDVTHNQEVLVRIDTIAAMARFGVMVDGVVPVINDSPELTVRKGRHPLLEWKFRGNDSPSVVVPLDLEMGGSTVTLVITGPNAGGKTVALKTAGLLTVMALAGMPIPAGEGTAVFAPGGVFADIGDEQSIEDDLSTFSSHMKNIVTILREAGPGSLVLLDELGGATNPVDGEAIALAVLKKLTAVGAITLATTHHGGLKVFAHETAGVKNASMEFDKENLMPTFVLRMGIPGSSYAFEIAARLGMPGDVLRDAESLAGGERKSLEGLIAEMEDHVRRADDERRLAEKARIKAESVKRDYELKLEQFNTRKQELLSEAITESQAIVVDANRSIESAIREIKEHKASHESILAAKSTVSEKTEEIRKAAAKLPKRREKMKHRPIDGLTVGQAVWVDSFGADASVEEVLDGGKKARIRVGKSKASLVVNARDLSLSDTPPEKPKQVVAVNVHASGIESSEIDLRGKVFDDARAELEIFLDHLHMAGMETAQIIHGKGSGALRIKIGAWLEKHPYVESQRLGNWNEGSFGVTVVTLKK; encoded by the coding sequence ATGAGCACATCGAACAGAATCCCGTTATATAACGACCATGCCCTGAAAGTCCTCGAATTCGACCGTGTACGCTCGATAATCGCTTCCCTCGCCCGCTCCGATGAAGGGCGGAGCCGTATCTCGGAGACAATTCCGTCGCATGATGTCGCGGCTGTCCGCAGCCGCCTCTCCGAGGTCGGTGAATTACTGGATGCCCTGCGGTTCGACGATCCCTTTCCGTCGGTGGACCTTGTCGATATCCGGAATATCTTCCCCTACCTTAAAATCGAGGGGTATAACCTCGGTGTCGAGGCAATCGCTGCGGTTGCCGGTAATCTGGAGGTTGCCGGCGCGGTTAAAAGCTACTTCATTGATCGTGAAGCAAAATACCCCCGTGCCGCGGCGATGACTCGTGATATGTCCCCCCACGAGGATATCGTCCGCGATGTGCGGAGAATGATAACCCCCGATCTGAAAATCGCCGATGATGCCACTCCCGGGCTCGCTTCCATCAGGAGAAGGCTCAACAGGGCGCTGAACGCCCTGAGAAACCTCGTTGAAAAAACGCTCGAGGGACTTCCCGACGACGTTGTCAGCGAACGAGTGGTGACCCTGCGGAACGGACGGTTTGTTCTGCCGATACGCGACTCGATGAAAAACAGGGTTCCCGGAGCGGTTCAGGACAGGTCGCAGACGGGGAGGACGCTCTTTATCGAGCCGCTCGTTTCCATCGAGGCAAACAACGAGGTCCGTGAGCTCGAGCTCGCCGAACAGGCCGAAATCGAGCGTATCCTCATCCTTCTTTCCGGGCGTATCGCTTCGGCAGCCGATGATGTGACTCACAACCAGGAGGTGCTTGTCAGAATTGACACCATCGCCGCGATGGCGCGGTTCGGGGTCATGGTGGATGGCGTCGTGCCGGTCATCAATGACAGCCCCGAACTGACCGTCAGAAAGGGACGGCATCCGCTGCTCGAGTGGAAATTCCGCGGTAACGACAGTCCTTCTGTGGTTGTTCCTCTCGACCTCGAGATGGGCGGCTCCACAGTCACTCTCGTCATAACCGGGCCGAATGCGGGCGGTAAAACGGTTGCGCTCAAAACGGCGGGGCTCCTGACAGTCATGGCGCTTGCCGGAATGCCCATACCCGCCGGAGAGGGTACGGCGGTGTTTGCGCCGGGCGGAGTATTCGCGGATATCGGGGACGAACAGTCTATCGAGGATGATCTGAGCACGTTTTCCTCACACATGAAAAATATCGTGACCATCCTGCGGGAAGCCGGTCCGGGGTCTCTTGTTCTCCTCGATGAGCTCGGCGGCGCCACCAATCCTGTGGATGGCGAGGCGATTGCCCTCGCGGTGTTGAAAAAACTCACCGCTGTCGGAGCGATTACCCTCGCGACGACACACCATGGCGGCCTCAAGGTTTTTGCCCATGAAACCGCGGGAGTAAAAAACGCCTCGATGGAATTCGACAAGGAAAACCTCATGCCGACATTTGTGCTCAGAATGGGTATTCCGGGTTCTTCCTATGCATTCGAAATTGCAGCCAGGCTCGGTATGCCGGGCGATGTTCTCAGGGATGCCGAATCGCTCGCTGGCGGCGAACGGAAAAGTCTCGAGGGCCTCATCGCCGAGATGGAAGACCATGTCCGCAGGGCCGACGATGAGCGCAGGCTTGCCGAAAAAGCCCGTATAAAAGCCGAATCGGTCAAACGCGATTATGAACTGAAGCTCGAACAGTTCAATACCAGAAAGCAGGAACTCCTCAGCGAGGCGATTACCGAATCGCAGGCTATCGTCGTGGATGCCAACCGCAGTATCGAGTCCGCGATCAGGGAAATCAAAGAGCACAAGGCATCGCACGAATCGATCCTGGCGGCAAAATCCACAGTCAGTGAAAAAACCGAGGAAATCCGTAAAGCGGCGGCAAAACTCCCCAAACGCCGTGAAAAAATGAAACACCGTCCGATTGACGGGCTTACTGTCGGACAGGCCGTATGGGTTGATTCCTTCGGCGCGGACGCCAGTGTGGAAGAGGTGCTCGACGGCGGGAAAAAGGCCCGGATACGGGTGGGGAAAAGCAAGGCTTCGCTCGTCGTGAACGCCCGTGATCTCTCCCTGTCCGACACACCACCCGAAAAACCGAAACAGGTCGTGGCAGTCAATGTGCATGCGAGCGGTATCGAATCTTCCGAGATCGACCTGCGGGGCAAGGTGTTCGACGATGCCCGGGCGGAGCTTGAAATTTTCCTCGACCATCTCCACATGGCGGGAATGGAAACCGCGCAGATCATTCACGGCAAAGGGTCGGGGGCGCTGCGGATCAAAATCGGCGCCTGGCTCGAAAAGCACCCTTATGTGGAATCGCAGCGTCTCGGCAACTGGAACGAGGGCAGTTTCGGTGTCACCGTGGTAACCCTGAAAAAATAG